The Thermodesulfobacteriota bacterium genome includes the window ACCTGGATCTTGTAGTTCAGCACCCTCGGGGTGATCCCGAGCAGGCCGGCGGCGTCCCTCTGGACCCCCCGCGAGATGCGGAGCGCCTGGCGGATGGCGTTGCGCTCCAACTCCTCAAGGACCAGCGTGTCGTGCACGACCAGCCCTTCCCCCTTCGGTTGCGCGCTCTCCAGGGTCAGGTCGCTCGCCTCGATCAGCGT containing:
- a CDS encoding helix-turn-helix domain-containing protein codes for the protein TLIEASDLTLESAQPKGEGLVVHDTLVLEELERNAIRQALRISRGVQRDAAGLLGITPRVLNYKIQVLKIDWKSFRET